The Bos taurus isolate L1 Dominette 01449 registration number 42190680 breed Hereford chromosome 18, ARS-UCD2.0, whole genome shotgun sequence genome has a window encoding:
- the LSR gene encoding lipolysis-stimulated lipoprotein receptor — translation MAPLARPFSGGLESCPGTLSWGAVVFVWLFLSTSCTAPTSAIQVTVSDPYHVVILFQPVTLPCTYQLTTTPTAPIVIWKYKSFCRDRIADAFSPASVDNQLNAQLAAGNPGYNPYVECQDSARTVRVVATKQGNAVTLGDYYQGRRITITGNADLTFDQTAWGDSGVYYCSVVSAQDLQGNNEAYAELIVLDWLFVVVVCLAAFLVFLLLGICWCQCCPHTCCCYVRCPCCPEKCCCPEALYAAGKAATSGVPSIYAPSTYAHLSPAKTPPPPAMIPMGPLYNGYSGDFDRNSSVGGHSSRVPLLRDTDSSVTSEIRSGYRIQANQQDDSMRVLYYMEKELANFDPSRPGPPNGRVERAMSEVTSLHEDDWRSRPSRGPALTPIRDEEWGHHSPRSSRRWEQEAPMERPGNSRGAGRPRARSVDALDDFTRPGSAESGRRSPPSSGRRGRAYAPPRSRSRDDLYDQDQDDSRHFPHSRDPHYDDFRSRDQPHGDPRARYQRSRDPRDDGSRSRDPPYDGRLLEEALRKKGPAERRPYREEEEEEAYYPPAPPPYSETDSQASRERRLKKNLALSRESLVV, via the exons ATGGCGCCTTTGGCCCGCCCGTTCTCCGGGGGACTGGAGTCCTGCCCGGGTACCCTGAGCTGGGGCGCGGTGGTCTTCGTGTGGCTTTTTCTGAGCACCTCGTGCACAG CCCCCACCAGCGCCATCCAGGTGACTGTGTCAGACCCCTACCACGTGGTGATCCTATTCCAACCCGTGACCCTGCCCTGCACCTACCAGTTGACCACGACCCCCACGGCGCCCATCGTGATCTGGAAGTACAAGTCTTTCTGCCGGGACCGCATCGCTGATGCCTTCTCTCCTGCCAGTGTTGATAACCAGCTCAACGCCCAGCTGGCGGCTGGTAACCCAGGCTACAACCCCTATGTGGAGTGCCAGGACAGCGCACGCACCGTCAGGGTTGTGGCCACCAAGCAGGGCAATGCCGTGACCCTGGGAGACTACTATCAGGGCCGAAGGATCACCATCACAGGAA ATGCTGACCTGACCTTCGACCAGACGGCTTGGGGGGACAGCGGTGTGTACTACTGCTCCGTGGTCTCAGCCCAGGACCTCCAGGGGAACAACGAGGCCTATGCAGAGCTCATCGTCCTGG ACTGGCTGTTCGTGGTCGTTGTCTGCTTGGCGGCCTTCCTCGTCTTCCTCCTGTTGGGCATCTGCTGGTGTCAGTGCTGCCcccatacctgctgctgctacgtcaggTGCCCCTGCTGCCCGGAAAAGTGCTGCTGCCCCGAGGCCC TATACGCTGCAGGCAAAGCTGCCACTTCGGGCGTTCCAAGCATTTACGCCCCCAGCACCTACGCCCACCTCTCCCCTGCCAAgaccccacccccgccagccATGATCCCCATGGGCCCTCTCTACAATGGGTACTCTGGAGACTTCGACAGGAATAGCTCAG TTGGCGGCCACAGCTCCCGGGTACCCCTGCTTCGTGACACAGACAGCAGCGTGACCTCTG AGATCCGCAGTGGCTACAGGATTCAGGCCAACCAGCAGGACGACTCCATGCGGGTCCTATACTACATGGAGAAGGAGCTGGCCAACTTCGACCCTTCTCGACCCGGGCCCCCCAATGGCCGTGTAGAACGAG CCATGAGTGAAGTCACCTCTCTCCACGAAGACGACTGGAGATCCCGGCCTTCACGGGGCCCTGCCCTCACCCCCATCAGGGATGAGGAATGGGGTCACCACTCCCCCCGGAGTTCCAGGCGGTGGGAGCAAGAGGCCCCCATGGAGCGGCCAGGGAACAGCCGGGGTGCGGGGCGGCCCCGAGCCCGCTCTGTGGATGCTCTGGATGACTTTACCCGGCCAGGCTCTGCTGAATCAGGGAGGAGATCTCCCCCAAGCAGTGGGAGGAGAGGCCGGGCCTATGCACCGCCGCGAAGTCGCAGCCGCGATGACCTCTATGACCAAGACCAAGACGACTCCAGGCACTTTCCACACTCCCGGGATCCTCACTACGATGACTTCAGGTCTAGGGACCAACCTCATGGTGACCCTCGGGCCCGCTACCAGCGCTCCCGGGACCCTAGGGATGATGGCTCCAGATCCAGGGACCCCCCCTATGACGGGCGGCTACTAGAAGAGGCCTTGAGGAAAAAGGGGCCAGCGGAGAGGAGGCCTTacagggaggaagaggaagaagaggcttACTACCCTCCAGCGCCTCCCCCTTACTCTGAGACTGACTCCCAGGCTTCACGGGAGCGGAGGCTTAAGAAG aACTTGGCCCTGAGTCGGGAAAGTTTAGTCGTTTGA
- the LSR gene encoding lipolysis-stimulated lipoprotein receptor isoform X1, giving the protein MAPLARPFSGGLESCPGTLSWGAVVFVWLFLSTSCTAPTSAIQVTVSDPYHVVILFQPVTLPCTYQLTTTPTAPIVIWKYKSFCRDRIADAFSPASVDNQLNAQLAAGNPGYNPYVECQDSARTVRVVATKQGNAVTLGDYYQGRRITITGNADLTFDQTAWGDSGVYYCSVVSAQDLQGNNEAYAELIVLGRTSGVAELLPGFQAGPMEDWLFVVVVCLAAFLVFLLLGICWCQCCPHTCCCYVRCPCCPEKCCCPEALYAAGKAATSGVPSIYAPSTYAHLSPAKTPPPPAMIPMGPLYNGYSGDFDRNSSVGGHSSRVPLLRDTDSSVTSEIRSGYRIQANQQDDSMRVLYYMEKELANFDPSRPGPPNGRVERGEP; this is encoded by the exons ATGGCGCCTTTGGCCCGCCCGTTCTCCGGGGGACTGGAGTCCTGCCCGGGTACCCTGAGCTGGGGCGCGGTGGTCTTCGTGTGGCTTTTTCTGAGCACCTCGTGCACAG CCCCCACCAGCGCCATCCAGGTGACTGTGTCAGACCCCTACCACGTGGTGATCCTATTCCAACCCGTGACCCTGCCCTGCACCTACCAGTTGACCACGACCCCCACGGCGCCCATCGTGATCTGGAAGTACAAGTCTTTCTGCCGGGACCGCATCGCTGATGCCTTCTCTCCTGCCAGTGTTGATAACCAGCTCAACGCCCAGCTGGCGGCTGGTAACCCAGGCTACAACCCCTATGTGGAGTGCCAGGACAGCGCACGCACCGTCAGGGTTGTGGCCACCAAGCAGGGCAATGCCGTGACCCTGGGAGACTACTATCAGGGCCGAAGGATCACCATCACAGGAA ATGCTGACCTGACCTTCGACCAGACGGCTTGGGGGGACAGCGGTGTGTACTACTGCTCCGTGGTCTCAGCCCAGGACCTCCAGGGGAACAACGAGGCCTATGCAGAGCTCATCGTCCTGG GCAGGACCTCGGGGGTGGCCGAGCTCTTACCTGGTTTTCAGGCGGGGCCCATGGAAG ACTGGCTGTTCGTGGTCGTTGTCTGCTTGGCGGCCTTCCTCGTCTTCCTCCTGTTGGGCATCTGCTGGTGTCAGTGCTGCCcccatacctgctgctgctacgtcaggTGCCCCTGCTGCCCGGAAAAGTGCTGCTGCCCCGAGGCCC TATACGCTGCAGGCAAAGCTGCCACTTCGGGCGTTCCAAGCATTTACGCCCCCAGCACCTACGCCCACCTCTCCCCTGCCAAgaccccacccccgccagccATGATCCCCATGGGCCCTCTCTACAATGGGTACTCTGGAGACTTCGACAGGAATAGCTCAG TTGGCGGCCACAGCTCCCGGGTACCCCTGCTTCGTGACACAGACAGCAGCGTGACCTCTG AGATCCGCAGTGGCTACAGGATTCAGGCCAACCAGCAGGACGACTCCATGCGGGTCCTATACTACATGGAGAAGGAGCTGGCCAACTTCGACCCTTCTCGACCCGGGCCCCCCAATGGCCGTGTAGAACGAGGTGAGCCTTAG